The following proteins are co-located in the Heteronotia binoei isolate CCM8104 ecotype False Entrance Well chromosome 21, APGP_CSIRO_Hbin_v1, whole genome shotgun sequence genome:
- the TMX2 gene encoding thioredoxin-related transmembrane protein 2 encodes MAVLAPLLALIYSVPGICRWLAQPYYPLSVLLSVAFLLVRKVPPLCQGLPSQREDGNPCDFDWREVEILMFLSAIVMMKNRRSITVDQHVGNIFMFSKVANVILFFRLDIRMGLLYLTLCIVFLMTCKPPLYLGPEYIKYFSDKTIDEELARDKRITWIVEFFANWSNECQSFAPIYADLSLKYNCTGLCFGKVDVGRYPDVATRYKVSTSPLTKQLPTLILFQGGKEMMRRPQIDKKGRAVSWNFSEENVIREFNLNELFQRAKKTPKQSEEISEEQPIATELNGETKKDK; translated from the exons ATGGCGGTGCTAGCTCCTCTGCTCGCTCTGATTTACTCCGTACCTGGGATCTGCCGTTGGTTAGCCCAGCCTTATTACCCCCTCTCCGTCCTTCTCTCAGTTGCCTTCCTGCTAGTGCGGAAGGTGCCACCGTTATGTCAAGGGTTGCCCAGCCAGCGCGAAGATGGGAACCCCTGCGACTTCGATTGG CGAGAAGTGGAGATCCTTATGTTTCTCAGTGCAATTGTGATGATGAAGAACCGCAGATCCA TTACTGTGGACCAACATGTGGGAAATATCTTCATGTTCAGCAAAGTAGCCAATGTCATCCTTTTCTTCCGACTTGACATCCGGATGGGACTGCTCTACCTCACCCTCTGCATAG TGTTCCTGATGACTTGTAAGCCACCTTTATACCTGGGTCCTGAATACATCAAATATTTCAGTGATAAAACCATAGAT GAAGAACTAGCACGGGATAAACGGATTACCTGGATTGTTGAATTCTTTGCTAACTGGTCTAATGAGTGCCAATCATTTGCTCCCATCTATGCTGACTTGTCTCTCAA GTATAACTGCACTGGACTGTGTTTTGGAAAGGTGGATGTGGGCCGCTACCCTGATGTTGCCACCAG GTACAAAGTCAGCACCTCTCCTCTTACCAAGCAGTTGCCCACCTTAATCCTTttccagggagggaaggagatgatGCGCCGTCCACAGATAGATAAAAAGGGACGAGCAGTCTCGTGGAACTTCTCTGAG GAGAATGTGATTCGGGAGTTCAACCTCAATGAGCTGTTCCAGAGGGCGAAGAAAACACCTAAGCAGAGTGAAGAAATCTCCGAGGAGCAACCTATTGCAACTGAGCTCAACGGagagactaaaaaagataaataG